One Brachyspira suanatina DNA segment encodes these proteins:
- a CDS encoding KpsF/GutQ family sugar-phosphate isomerase, which produces MDIIERGKTTLLLESENLKILSDKLDMNFENAVKELFNIRGRVITSGVGKSGHIARKAAATFASTGTPSFFVDPNECMHGDFGMITKEDYCLLYSKGGESREVIELVNWLCRQNIPYIAITNEINSTLSKNAKITLLTHVKEEACPLRLAPTVSTTASLALSDALATALMELRGFRAEDFAVFHPGGSLGRQLAKVKSIMHTENLPIIFPDTSLQDALFKIIECKLGIAIVVDEKNILKGIIVDGDLKRLLIKDDDIKNILSKEVKYIMNTSPKVIYEDTLIGEALHIMEGKITNLVVVNNNNNPIGIVHIHDILKIKAF; this is translated from the coding sequence ATGGATATAATCGAACGAGGAAAAACTACTCTTTTACTTGAAAGCGAAAATCTCAAAATTTTATCAGATAAATTAGATATGAATTTTGAAAATGCAGTAAAAGAGTTATTTAATATTAGAGGCAGAGTTATAACTTCTGGAGTAGGAAAGAGCGGACATATAGCAAGAAAGGCAGCTGCTACTTTTGCATCCACTGGTACTCCAAGTTTTTTTGTTGATCCTAATGAATGTATGCATGGCGATTTTGGTATGATCACAAAAGAAGATTATTGTTTGCTATATTCTAAAGGTGGTGAATCTCGTGAGGTTATAGAACTTGTGAATTGGTTATGCAGGCAGAATATACCATACATTGCAATTACAAATGAGATAAATTCTACGCTTTCTAAGAATGCTAAAATTACATTGCTTACGCATGTCAAAGAAGAAGCTTGTCCTTTAAGATTAGCTCCTACTGTAAGCACTACAGCTTCTTTAGCTTTATCTGATGCTTTGGCTACTGCATTAATGGAATTGAGGGGATTCAGAGCAGAAGATTTTGCAGTTTTTCATCCTGGAGGAAGTTTAGGTAGACAGCTTGCAAAAGTTAAATCTATTATGCATACTGAAAATTTACCTATTATTTTCCCTGATACTTCATTGCAGGATGCCTTATTTAAAATCATAGAATGCAAGCTTGGAATAGCCATTGTTGTTGATGAGAAGAATATTTTAAAAGGAATAATAGTAGATGGAGATTTAAAAAGGCTTCTTATCAAAGATGATGATATAAAAAATATACTTTCTAAAGAAGTTAAATACATTATGAACACTTCTCCTAAAGTCATTTACGAAGATACTCTTATAGGAGAGGCTTTACATATCATGGAAGGAAAGATTACTAATTTAGTAGTGGTAAACAATAATAATAATCCTATTGGAATAGTACATATACATGATATTTTGAAAATAAAGGCTTTTTAA
- a CDS encoding transporter substrate-binding domain-containing protein, whose translation MKKIIIFILFILITFTACSNYSNTNNSENIAANEALKVGIYIYDYPMPHSNSDDIGGFDYDLMNEIAKVSDLKIQFVTMQFNDLIPALNKKRIDIIIAAMTITEERKELVNFSDSYLTAGQSIVVNKGNTNIITTNNLIGKTIGAIKNTVSDITASKIEGVHQVIRFDIAGSAFLSLKTGKIDAMVVDKLTCINYLQYDKDLEIVETIEFPKMGYGIAVRKEDTILLNKINSGLKEIMANGTYQKLVDKYL comes from the coding sequence ATGAAAAAGATTATTATTTTTATACTATTTATCTTAATAACTTTTACTGCCTGTAGTAATTATTCCAATACGAATAACTCAGAAAATATTGCAGCTAATGAAGCATTAAAAGTAGGTATATATATCTATGATTATCCTATGCCGCATTCAAATAGTGATGATATAGGCGGTTTTGACTATGATTTAATGAATGAAATAGCTAAAGTATCAGATTTAAAAATTCAATTTGTTACAATGCAGTTTAATGATCTTATTCCAGCACTTAATAAAAAACGTATAGATATTATTATAGCTGCCATGACAATAACAGAAGAAAGAAAAGAACTTGTAAATTTTTCTGACAGCTATCTAACAGCTGGTCAAAGCATTGTAGTAAATAAAGGAAATACAAATATAATAACAACTAATAATTTGATAGGAAAAACTATAGGAGCTATAAAAAATACTGTTTCTGATATTACAGCATCAAAAATAGAAGGTGTTCATCAAGTAATAAGATTTGATATTGCTGGCAGTGCTTTTCTGTCTTTGAAAACGGGTAAAATAGATGCTATGGTAGTTGATAAGCTTACTTGTATTAATTATCTTCAATATGATAAAGATTTAGAAATAGTTGAAACTATAGAATTCCCAAAAATGGGATATGGTATAGCTGTAAGAAAAGAGGATACTATTTTACTTAATAAAATTAACAGCGGACTTAAAGAAATAATGGCTAATGGTACTTATCAAAAATTAGTAGATAAGTATTTATAA
- a CDS encoding McrB family protein — protein MEDYKKLLESNYNLILTGAPGTGKTYLAKQIAAKIIFNDDNKEYTEELEENEDFKNQCQFVQFHPSYDYTDFVEGLRPIKDSDGKIGFERKDGVFKEFCKKALKNLIDSKKEVSELNKDTIIKNNLIRFIDDVSNIINEKGYFEIDGIDRKAAPLKEIELDNDSVYFAPQIKSRLDVLLSLDTITDFYKKFIKVFKLKNKWEYQDFINEFGYKGKHTYIHGFLKAFYEKYNSQIEEELKNSKNTVERIQKKNFVFIIDEINRGDISKIFGELFFAVDPGYRGVKGKVLTQYSNLIDEEAEKYFYIPENVYIIGTMNDIDRSVESMDFAMRRRFAWKEIKAEDTQDMLDSMFDDNTAITNKDDIIKEAKERMDNLNKAIEQIESFNSSYHIGASYFLKLKNYYNGGNIEEAFNGLWENHLRGLLYEYLRGMPDAESKLEELKNAYDSGSSDNTQSDNSNISQDNNAVQDSNN, from the coding sequence ATGGAAGACTATAAAAAATTATTAGAAAGTAATTATAATCTTATATTAACTGGGGCACCTGGAACAGGAAAAACCTATTTAGCTAAACAGATTGCAGCAAAAATTATTTTTAATGATGATAACAAAGAGTATACAGAAGAATTGGAAGAAAATGAGGATTTCAAAAATCAATGCCAGTTTGTGCAGTTTCACCCATCTTATGATTATACAGATTTTGTTGAGGGCTTAAGACCTATTAAAGATAGTGACGGAAAAATTGGTTTTGAAAGAAAGGACGGAGTTTTTAAAGAGTTTTGTAAAAAGGCACTCAAGAATTTAATTGATAGTAAAAAGGAAGTTTCAGAATTAAATAAAGATACTATTATAAAAAATAATTTGATTAGATTTATAGACGATGTTTCTAATATAATAAATGAAAAAGGATATTTTGAAATTGATGGCATTGATAGGAAAGCGGCACCATTAAAAGAAATAGAATTAGATAATGATTCAGTATATTTTGCTCCACAAATAAAATCTAGGCTTGATGTATTATTATCCTTAGATACTATTACAGATTTTTATAAAAAATTTATTAAAGTATTTAAATTAAAAAATAAATGGGAATATCAGGATTTTATTAATGAATTTGGATATAAAGGTAAGCATACATATATTCATGGCTTTTTAAAAGCATTCTATGAAAAATATAATTCTCAAATAGAAGAAGAATTAAAAAATAGTAAAAATACAGTAGAAAGAATTCAAAAGAAAAATTTTGTATTCATTATAGATGAGATTAACAGAGGAGATATTTCAAAGATTTTCGGAGAATTATTCTTTGCTGTTGATCCAGGATATAGAGGCGTTAAAGGAAAAGTACTTACTCAATATTCTAATTTAATAGATGAGGAAGCGGAAAAATATTTTTATATACCAGAGAATGTTTATATAATAGGCACAATGAATGATATTGATAGAAGCGTTGAGAGTATGGACTTTGCTATGCGTAGGAGATTCGCTTGGAAAGAGATTAAAGCGGAAGATACGCAAGATATGCTTGATAGTATGTTTGATGATAATACTGCAATAACAAATAAAGATGATATTATAAAAGAAGCTAAAGAAAGAATGGATAATTTAAATAAGGCAATAGAGCAAATAGAAAGTTTTAATTCATCTTATCATATAGGAGCTTCTTATTTCTTGAAGTTAAAAAATTATTATAATGGAGGCAATATTGAAGAAGCATTTAATGGCTTATGGGAGAATCATTTGAGAGGACTTTTGTATGAGTACTTGAGAGGAATGCCTGATGCTGAAAGTAAACTTGAAGAACTAAAAAATGCTTATGACTCAGGTTCTTCTGATAATACACAATCTGATAATAGTAATATATCACAAGATAATAATGCTGTACAAGATAGTAATAATTAA
- a CDS encoding PepSY-like domain-containing protein yields MKYLKLILLILILNVNIYSQTMTENSLPLRAKNFLNINFPGNNIESVSLYQNGGGYEVDIDFGYKFIFYNTGLWKKISIINDETKNIGIPRSCIHKSMVNVIDNEYPHSKITDIERRDKNFIIKLDDKYLIEITGYGIIISQENLETAQTASTN; encoded by the coding sequence ATGAAATATTTAAAATTGATTTTGCTTATATTGATATTGAATGTAAATATATATTCTCAAACTATGACAGAAAATTCTCTGCCTTTGAGAGCGAAAAATTTTTTAAATATTAATTTTCCAGGAAATAATATAGAATCAGTTTCATTGTATCAAAATGGCGGCGGATATGAAGTGGATATAGACTTTGGATATAAATTTATTTTTTATAATACAGGTCTTTGGAAAAAAATATCTATCATTAATGATGAAACTAAAAATATTGGAATACCTAGAAGCTGCATACATAAATCTATGGTTAATGTTATAGATAATGAGTATCCGCATTCTAAAATCACTGATATAGAAAGAAGAGATAAGAATTTTATCATAAAATTAGATGATAAATATTTAATTGAAATAACAGGATATGGTATTATAATAAGTCAGGAAAATTTAGAAACTGCTCAAACCGCTTCAACTAATTAA
- a CDS encoding tetratricopeptide repeat protein: MDNSSDYSLQNKVDHMISHYKEICDREPYNHKARVDFGVFYTQLGNHKEAIKLFKEALLINNNDYSICRLLGISYSKINDYYNAINYLEKAYEIENNDYISLNWLGKCYVEVGRYEDAVDVLNRSFMIAPKEYINWRTLGIALYNLKKTDEAIESFERAMELNKYDYTSLYMLAIAYKDKYEYKKAIYILKKVIEIEKDNYSAYFNMGLCFFMIDDFDNAISSFNSALNIDNKDYLLYYYLGISLYETKDYINAISYLNKSVEINNSHSSSYYYLGLSYYSAGLYNNAGNVLEECIKLDSNNKEVYILLANTYNAMGDKEKSIIAFNKSKEIMS, encoded by the coding sequence ATGGACAATTCATCAGATTATAGTCTTCAAAATAAAGTAGATCATATGATATCTCATTATAAAGAAATATGTGATAGGGAACCTTATAATCATAAAGCTAGAGTAGATTTCGGAGTATTTTATACACAATTAGGAAATCATAAAGAAGCAATAAAACTTTTTAAAGAAGCATTGTTAATAAATAATAATGATTATTCTATATGCAGACTTTTAGGAATATCATACTCAAAGATAAACGATTACTATAATGCTATTAATTATCTTGAAAAAGCTTATGAAATAGAAAATAATGATTATATAAGTTTAAATTGGCTTGGTAAATGCTATGTGGAAGTTGGAAGATATGAAGATGCTGTAGATGTATTGAATAGATCTTTTATGATAGCACCTAAAGAATATATTAATTGGCGTACTTTGGGTATAGCCTTATATAACCTAAAAAAAACAGATGAAGCCATAGAATCTTTTGAAAGAGCTATGGAGCTTAATAAATACGATTATACAAGTCTATATATGCTTGCCATTGCTTATAAAGATAAATATGAATATAAAAAAGCTATATATATATTAAAAAAAGTAATAGAAATAGAAAAAGATAATTACTCTGCATATTTTAATATGGGACTATGCTTCTTCATGATTGATGACTTTGATAATGCTATATCTTCTTTTAATAGTGCTTTAAATATAGATAATAAAGATTATTTACTATACTATTATCTTGGTATTTCTCTATATGAAACTAAAGATTATATAAATGCTATATCATATTTAAATAAATCTGTAGAAATAAACAATAGCCATTCATCTTCTTATTATTATTTAGGGCTTTCATACTATTCAGCAGGACTTTATAATAATGCCGGAAATGTATTAGAAGAATGTATTAAATTAGATAGTAATAATAAAGAAGTTTATATATTACTTGCTAATACTTATAATGCTATGGGTGATAAAGAAAAATCTATAATAGCTTTTAATAAATCAAAGGAAATAATGTCTTAA
- a CDS encoding HD-GYP domain-containing protein, giving the protein MAKLTKINIQDIKTKAEKKDIYLYNDFLASTGYIDFKEDDMQRLQKWDINEVFMEDNTSLDMEVSADFDKFLREYKVFKKIYLNVIKKVRNNLGGYKNNNLVNLNELNEILDEVLDIVNRNLSSVLQLFNLTGLPRSDEYYVRSLNVSLISMIIGRAMKFSENRVKKLGIGAILYDIGLVKVPDKILEKIGKFTPEEYAEIKKHTVYGYKILKTSFRFEEDLAMISLMHHEYYNGKGYPRGLSGNQINLYSKIIAIAHAVEKMLKPIRMASSNSKLKDNKSTFSLMLEKSNENKKKDVSLYYAVKEIIHGANTKYDPNISKTFVSIFTVYPIGSIVILNDKRKGFVFATNPNFPIRPIIKIVSNENGEFIDDGETINLLETNQLFIAGVDKDNNFLEEVRTKILDVEEEK; this is encoded by the coding sequence ATGGCAAAATTAACTAAAATAAATATTCAAGATATAAAAACAAAAGCTGAAAAGAAAGATATATACTTGTACAATGATTTTCTTGCTTCTACAGGATATATAGATTTCAAAGAAGATGATATGCAAAGACTTCAGAAATGGGATATCAATGAAGTATTTATGGAGGATAATACTTCTTTAGATATGGAAGTATCTGCTGACTTTGATAAGTTTTTGAGAGAATATAAAGTATTTAAAAAAATATATTTAAATGTAATTAAAAAAGTTAGGAATAATTTAGGCGGATATAAAAATAATAATTTGGTTAATTTGAATGAACTTAATGAAATTTTAGATGAAGTATTAGATATAGTTAATAGAAATTTAAGCAGTGTGCTTCAGCTTTTTAATTTAACTGGTTTACCTAGGTCTGATGAATATTATGTAAGGTCTTTAAATGTTTCTTTAATATCTATGATTATTGGACGAGCCATGAAATTCTCTGAAAATAGAGTAAAAAAATTAGGAATAGGTGCTATACTTTATGATATAGGGCTTGTGAAAGTTCCTGATAAGATATTGGAGAAAATAGGAAAATTTACTCCTGAAGAATATGCTGAAATAAAAAAACATACAGTTTATGGATATAAAATTCTTAAAACTAGTTTTAGATTTGAAGAAGATTTGGCTATGATATCTCTTATGCATCATGAATATTATAATGGTAAAGGATATCCTAGAGGACTTTCCGGTAATCAGATAAATTTATATTCAAAAATAATTGCTATAGCTCATGCTGTTGAAAAGATGCTTAAACCTATAAGAATGGCATCTTCCAATTCTAAATTAAAAGATAATAAATCTACATTCAGTTTGATGCTTGAAAAAAGTAATGAAAATAAAAAGAAAGATGTATCATTATATTATGCTGTTAAAGAGATTATACATGGTGCCAATACAAAGTATGATCCTAATATATCAAAAACTTTTGTTAGTATATTTACAGTATATCCTATAGGTTCTATAGTTATTTTAAATGATAAAAGAAAGGGATTTGTTTTTGCTACTAATCCTAATTTCCCTATCAGACCTATAATAAAAATAGTTTCCAATGAGAATGGAGAATTTATCGATGATGGAGAAACTATCAATTTATTAGAAACTAATCAGCTGTTTATAGCAGGTGTTGATAAAGATAATAATTTCTTGGAGGAGGTAAGAACTAAAATATTAGACGTTGAAGAAGAAAAGTAA
- a CDS encoding YraN family protein, with protein MANKKIIGNLGEDIALEYLEKLGYTLVERNFKGKKTRGEIDLVMTKGVVIVFIEVKYRRQGSFGYAACSISDRKKKKLYETAEEYLIEKGLSFNQKCSFGAVLIDDTLYNREISFIEDIFI; from the coding sequence ATGGCTAACAAAAAAATCATAGGCAATCTAGGAGAGGATATTGCCTTAGAATATCTCGAAAAACTTGGATATACCTTAGTAGAAAGGAATTTTAAAGGTAAAAAGACAAGAGGAGAGATAGATTTAGTAATGACAAAAGGAGTTGTTATTGTGTTTATAGAAGTTAAATATCGAAGACAGGGAAGTTTTGGATATGCAGCTTGCTCAATATCAGATCGCAAAAAGAAAAAGCTATATGAGACAGCTGAAGAATACTTAATTGAAAAAGGATTAAGTTTTAATCAAAAATGTTCCTTTGGGGCAGTTCTAATAGACGATACCCTTTATAATCGTGAAATATCATTCATTGAAGATATATTTATTTAG
- the fabV gene encoding enoyl-ACP reductase FabV: MVVEPKILNNICITAHPLGCAKEVENQINYVKSQPKVKSNVKNALILGASGGYGLASRIAIAYGLGAKTMSVSFEKEATARRTATPGWYNNEAFSAFAKKDGIEDKNLILDAFLNASKEEVIKEAKTFFNGEKIDLLIYSLAAPVRMDESTGTLYRSSLKPIGKKYNGIGVDFLTEELLEVSIDPANEDDIKSTVKVMGGEDWKLWTDALLNADLLAENAINVAYSYIGPEMTKAVYREGTIGKAKDHLEATAHELDKEMHEKIKGHAYVSVNKAVVTRSSAVIPTVPLYIGILFKVMKNKGLHEGCIEQMYRLLNEKLYNGGEVPVDSEKRIRLDDWELREDVQKEVLDSWNKLTKDNVKEIADLALFRKDYMNMHGFDEEGIDYSQDVQI; this comes from the coding sequence ATGGTAGTAGAGCCAAAAATATTAAATAATATATGTATAACAGCTCATCCATTAGGCTGTGCTAAAGAAGTAGAAAATCAAATTAATTATGTGAAATCACAGCCGAAAGTAAAATCTAATGTAAAAAATGCTCTTATATTAGGAGCTTCAGGTGGATACGGACTTGCAAGCAGAATAGCTATAGCCTACGGACTTGGTGCTAAAACTATGAGCGTATCATTTGAAAAAGAAGCTACAGCAAGAAGAACAGCTACTCCAGGCTGGTATAATAATGAGGCTTTTTCTGCTTTCGCTAAAAAAGATGGAATAGAGGATAAAAACTTAATATTAGATGCTTTTTTAAACGCTTCAAAAGAAGAAGTTATTAAAGAAGCTAAAACATTCTTTAACGGTGAAAAAATAGATTTACTTATATACAGTTTGGCAGCTCCAGTAAGAATGGACGAATCAACAGGAACACTTTACCGTTCATCTTTAAAACCTATAGGAAAAAAATATAATGGTATAGGTGTAGATTTCCTTACAGAGGAGTTATTAGAGGTATCCATTGATCCTGCTAATGAAGATGATATAAAATCTACTGTAAAAGTTATGGGAGGAGAAGATTGGAAATTATGGACAGATGCCTTACTTAATGCTGATTTATTAGCTGAAAATGCTATTAATGTAGCTTATTCTTATATAGGACCTGAAATGACAAAAGCTGTATATAGAGAAGGTACTATAGGAAAAGCTAAGGATCATTTAGAGGCAACAGCTCATGAATTGGATAAAGAAATGCATGAGAAAATCAAAGGACATGCCTATGTATCAGTAAACAAGGCGGTAGTAACTAGATCTTCAGCAGTTATCCCTACAGTTCCTCTTTATATAGGTATATTATTTAAAGTAATGAAAAATAAAGGCCTTCATGAGGGCTGTATAGAGCAAATGTACAGACTTTTAAATGAAAAACTTTATAATGGCGGAGAAGTACCAGTTGACAGCGAAAAGAGAATAAGATTAGATGACTGGGAATTAAGAGAAGATGTTCAAAAAGAAGTTTTGGATTCTTGGAATAAATTAACAAAAGATAATGTAAAAGAAATAGCAGATTTAGCATTATTCAGAAAAGATTATATGAATATGCATGGCTTTGATGAGGAAGGTATAGATTATAGTCAAGATGTTCAGATATGA
- the rpsT gene encoding 30S ribosomal protein S20: MPNIASASKRLRQNEVRNLYNRKIKSFLNTQKKKVIKAVDSNDKNLASEEFKKYASALDKAARKSVIHANRAAAKKSDMMKKINAMN, translated from the coding sequence ATGCCTAATATAGCTTCAGCATCTAAAAGATTAAGACAAAATGAAGTTAGAAATCTTTATAATAGAAAAATTAAAAGTTTCTTAAATACTCAAAAAAAGAAAGTAATTAAAGCAGTAGATAGCAATGATAAAAATCTTGCTTCAGAAGAATTCAAAAAATATGCTAGTGCTTTAGATAAAGCTGCTAGAAAATCTGTTATTCATGCTAATAGAGCAGCTGCTAAAAAATCAGATATGATGAAAAAAATTAATGCTATGAATTAA
- a CDS encoding McrC family protein, giving the protein MIKLKDNNNEFNISQLSNDIDKKNIQYIASHSIENISDNILIFPNSFDESKDINKQSTIFNLLDNKIHTNNIMGFISYNNTQIKISSRFAVNDNEDYFLHYMLMKVLSLNIVNLEHSKDYDDSFDFLIYMFISFFKKALRQGLFKQYKLIKHNDTNVKGSIDINRYIKNNIPFNGKISYNTREYSYDNNIMQLIRHTIEYINTKNRYILSYDSEIKNYVQQIFYSTSSYYRNKRESIINKNLKKLSHPYYYEYEPLRKICIQILKHEKLKYGSNDNTVYGLLFDGACLFEEYLNTFLSKENFIHAENRNSKNGIKLLDNAWRVYPDFYKLSNENNNNIVLDAKYKRLNYYDNESIDRNDKHQIISYAYTLNAKKSGFIYPLEEDNYTDANKIIKIGVLNNAYNVYADCGIYKYALKIPSIKSNGEDFKNIKEFAEVMRSIENELMEYLK; this is encoded by the coding sequence ATGATTAAATTAAAAGATAATAATAATGAATTTAATATATCTCAATTATCAAACGATATAGATAAAAAGAATATTCAATATATAGCTAGCCATTCTATTGAAAATATTTCAGATAATATTTTAATATTTCCAAATAGTTTTGATGAAAGCAAAGATATAAATAAACAAAGTACAATATTTAATTTACTTGATAATAAAATACATACCAATAATATAATGGGATTTATAAGCTATAATAATACGCAAATAAAAATCTCTTCAAGGTTCGCTGTAAATGATAATGAAGATTATTTTCTGCATTATATGCTTATGAAAGTGCTTTCTCTTAATATTGTTAATTTAGAGCATAGCAAAGATTATGACGATTCATTTGATTTTTTAATTTATATGTTTATTAGTTTCTTTAAAAAAGCATTAAGACAGGGACTTTTTAAACAATACAAGTTAATAAAACATAATGATACTAATGTCAAAGGCTCTATTGATATTAACAGATACATTAAAAATAATATTCCTTTCAATGGTAAAATTTCGTACAATACTAGAGAATATAGCTATGACAATAATATCATGCAATTAATAAGGCACACTATAGAATATATAAATACAAAAAACAGATATATTTTAAGTTATGACAGTGAAATAAAAAATTATGTTCAGCAGATATTTTATAGTACTTCTAGTTATTATAGAAATAAAAGAGAAAGTATTATAAATAAAAACTTAAAAAAATTATCGCACCCATACTATTATGAATATGAGCCTTTAAGAAAAATATGTATTCAAATATTAAAGCATGAAAAATTAAAATACGGCAGCAATGATAATACTGTATATGGTTTATTATTTGACGGTGCTTGTCTTTTTGAAGAATATTTGAATACTTTTTTAAGCAAAGAAAATTTTATTCATGCTGAAAATAGAAATTCAAAAAATGGTATTAAATTACTTGATAATGCTTGGAGGGTTTATCCGGACTTCTATAAATTATCAAATGAAAATAACAATAATATAGTTCTTGATGCCAAATACAAAAGATTAAATTATTATGATAATGAAAGCATAGACAGAAACGACAAGCATCAAATAATTTCTTATGCTTATACACTTAATGCTAAAAAGTCAGGTTTTATTTATCCATTGGAAGAAGATAATTATACCGATGCAAATAAAATTATAAAAATAGGCGTTTTAAATAATGCTTATAATGTATATGCTGATTGCGGTATATACAAATATGCTTTGAAAATTCCTTCAATAAAATCAAACGGAGAAGATTTTAAAAACATAAAAGAATTTGCTGAAGTTATGAGAAGTATTGAAAATGAATTAATGGAATATTTAAAGTAA
- a CDS encoding EscU/YscU/HrcU family type III secretion system export apparatus switch protein has protein sequence MSRNNKDIKNAAALLYNREVHNAPIVISKGNNYLAKRMVDIARKHKVPVISDENTAEHLMQLEIGEEIPYSLYEAVSIILKYIYKLKAE, from the coding sequence ATGAGCAGAAATAATAAGGATATAAAGAATGCTGCTGCTTTACTCTATAATAGAGAAGTGCATAATGCTCCTATAGTTATATCCAAAGGGAATAATTATTTAGCTAAAAGAATGGTTGATATTGCAAGAAAGCATAAAGTTCCTGTTATTTCTGATGAGAATACAGCTGAGCATTTGATGCAGTTAGAAATAGGTGAGGAGATACCTTATTCACTTTATGAGGCTGTTAGTATAATATTAAAATATATATATAAATTAAAGGCAGAATAA